In the Dioscorea cayenensis subsp. rotundata cultivar TDr96_F1 unplaced genomic scaffold, TDr96_F1_v2_PseudoChromosome.rev07_lg8_w22 25.fasta BLBR01001832.1, whole genome shotgun sequence genome, one interval contains:
- the LOC120257067 gene encoding NADH dehydrogenase [ubiquinone] flavoprotein 2, mitochondrial-like encodes MSPAAARLVAKCVFQIRTAFHGSPKVTLVSRSLSTGLNYHIDSPNNNPDMPWDFSQANKEWVKEILSHYPSNYKQSAVIPLLDMAQQKNMVDGFPARDERKVTKIREVAPIAYMKLLLFLFDV; translated from the coding sequence ATGTCTCCAGCGGCGGCCCGCCTAGTGGCGAAATGTGTGTTCCAGATCCGCACGGCTTTCCATGGATCCCCAAAGGTCACACTTGTCTCCAGATCCCTCTCCACCGGGCTGAACTACCACATTGACTCGCCGAATAACAATCCTGACATGCCTTGGGATTTTAGTCAAGCAAACAAGGAATGGGTTAAGGAGATACTATCTCATTATCCCTCCAACTATAAGCAATCTGCTGTTATTCCTTTGTTGGATATGGCACAGCAGAAGAACATGGTGGATGGCTTTCCAGCTCGCGATGAACGCAAAGTGACTAAAATTAGAGAAGTTGCTCCAATTGCGTATATGAAGTTGCTACTTTTTTTATTCGATGTTTAA